A portion of the Paenibacillus hamazuiensis genome contains these proteins:
- a CDS encoding prolyl oligopeptidase family serine peptidase: MRRLFQFFAAMLLLTAQLAVFAMPAGVQAAASTGYKDVPADHYAAKEIAKLSQKGIVEGTADGVFQPDEPITRGVAALWLSKALSLPKPASLNGFSDVAPGSSLAPAVNALKEKGVVQGDQGKFSPDALLTREQMASLLVRAFQLKDNGLNVWFKDEAAIGSSHYDDVVRLKQNFITEQSEYMPKNQVTRAQLVLFLNRAMPQSEQNGQEIPLTDFLRGSDRTGYDVSPNGKLTAYVQTYNNHNQLYVKKAGEDEGTRVTRLEKREIVGFFWFSDERIVYMTDLYGTENFHIHSVNADGTEDKDLTPFDGKRAELMDNISYLDGHEDDLLIRLNKISSRLFDVYNLNTKTGELKLVVENPGNVTSWLSDIYGRVRIAMATEGTDTKVLYRDKETGPFTPLLTASFGDSFIPVQFSLDGSELYALSNIGRDKLALVKFGLNTKQIIETIYENKDADVTDFVFSYKKKTILAVEYETDKLHYHYLDKEFEELNKEISDKLSGQQFVILGNPLPDTKVKLKTISDVSAGTYYFYNRKTKELEKIADVRPWLDKSKMAEMKAVSYSSRDGLTIHGYLTVPKGAEPKNLPVVMLPHGGPWLRDSWGFDPEVQLLASRGYAVLQVNFRGSTGYGKAFFNAGNKQWGQTMQNDITDGVQWLIREGIANPKKIAIYGASYGGYAALAGMTFTPDLYAAGVDYMGPSSLTTFLDSMPPYWEPDRGVMYARVGDPEKDKQMMDAYSPVLHVDNIKAPILFVQGADDPRVNKKESDQMVMALRKNGIDASYMIKNGEGHGFRSLDNRIDFYTALLKFLDNHLKNGN; the protein is encoded by the coding sequence ATGAGACGTTTATTTCAGTTTTTCGCCGCAATGCTGCTGCTCACCGCTCAGCTTGCCGTTTTTGCAATGCCTGCCGGCGTTCAGGCAGCAGCGTCGACCGGGTATAAAGATGTGCCGGCCGACCATTATGCAGCTAAAGAAATCGCCAAATTATCGCAAAAGGGGATCGTCGAAGGGACGGCGGACGGCGTATTTCAGCCCGACGAGCCGATTACCCGAGGAGTTGCGGCATTATGGCTGAGCAAGGCGCTGAGCCTGCCGAAGCCCGCTTCGTTAAACGGCTTTTCCGACGTTGCTCCCGGCAGCAGTCTGGCTCCGGCGGTCAACGCTTTGAAAGAAAAAGGCGTTGTTCAGGGAGATCAGGGCAAGTTCTCGCCGGACGCCTTACTGACCCGTGAACAGATGGCCAGCCTGCTTGTGCGCGCTTTCCAGCTTAAGGACAACGGCCTCAACGTCTGGTTTAAGGATGAAGCGGCGATCGGCTCCAGCCACTACGACGATGTCGTCCGGTTGAAGCAAAATTTCATTACCGAGCAGTCCGAATATATGCCGAAAAATCAGGTGACGCGCGCGCAGCTCGTATTGTTTTTAAACCGGGCGATGCCGCAAAGCGAACAGAACGGGCAGGAAATACCGCTCACAGACTTCCTGCGCGGTTCCGACCGCACCGGTTACGACGTTTCGCCGAACGGCAAGCTGACCGCATACGTGCAAACGTACAACAACCATAACCAACTGTATGTAAAAAAAGCCGGGGAAGACGAGGGAACGCGTGTAACGCGTTTGGAGAAACGGGAAATCGTCGGGTTTTTCTGGTTTAGCGACGAAAGAATCGTTTACATGACCGACCTGTACGGCACGGAAAATTTCCATATCCATTCAGTGAACGCCGACGGCACGGAGGATAAGGACTTGACTCCTTTTGATGGCAAGCGGGCCGAATTGATGGACAATATCTCCTATTTGGACGGCCATGAGGACGATCTGCTCATCCGCTTGAATAAAATATCGTCCCGATTATTCGATGTGTACAACCTGAACACGAAAACGGGGGAGCTCAAGCTGGTCGTAGAAAATCCGGGCAATGTGACGAGCTGGCTTTCCGATATTTACGGCAGGGTCAGAATCGCCATGGCTACCGAAGGGACCGATACGAAAGTTTTGTACAGAGACAAGGAAACGGGGCCTTTTACGCCGTTGTTAACGGCTAGCTTCGGAGATTCGTTCATTCCGGTGCAGTTCTCGCTTGACGGCAGCGAGCTGTATGCCCTCTCCAACATCGGCCGCGATAAGCTCGCTCTGGTCAAATTCGGCCTCAATACGAAACAGATCATCGAGACGATTTACGAAAACAAAGACGCGGACGTGACCGATTTCGTTTTTTCCTATAAAAAGAAAACGATTCTCGCGGTGGAATATGAAACCGATAAGCTTCATTACCATTATCTCGACAAAGAGTTCGAAGAGTTGAATAAGGAAATTTCCGATAAACTGTCCGGACAGCAATTTGTCATTTTGGGCAACCCGCTGCCTGATACGAAGGTCAAGCTGAAAACGATCAGCGACGTTTCCGCGGGGACTTATTATTTTTATAACCGCAAAACGAAGGAGCTGGAAAAAATCGCCGATGTCAGGCCATGGCTGGACAAGAGCAAAATGGCGGAAATGAAGGCGGTCTCGTACTCGTCGCGCGACGGATTGACAATCCACGGATATTTGACCGTACCGAAAGGTGCGGAGCCGAAAAATTTGCCTGTCGTCATGCTTCCGCATGGCGGTCCGTGGTTGAGGGACTCGTGGGGCTTCGATCCGGAGGTGCAGCTGCTCGCAAGCCGCGGCTATGCGGTGCTGCAGGTGAACTTCCGCGGCTCGACCGGGTACGGCAAGGCGTTTTTTAACGCCGGCAACAAGCAATGGGGACAAACTATGCAAAACGACATTACCGACGGGGTTCAGTGGCTCATTCGCGAAGGGATCGCCAATCCGAAAAAAATCGCTATCTACGGAGCTTCGTACGGAGGGTATGCAGCGCTCGCGGGCATGACTTTTACGCCCGACTTGTATGCGGCGGGAGTCGATTATATGGGGCCTTCCAGCTTGACGACGTTCCTGGACTCGATGCCGCCTTATTGGGAGCCGGACCGCGGCGTGATGTACGCGCGGGTGGGAGACCCGGAGAAGGATAAGCAGATGATGGACGCTTATTCTCCGGTGCTGCACGTCGACAATATTAAGGCGCCTATCCTGTTTGTGCAGGGAGCCGACGATCCGAGGGTGAACAAAAAAGAGTCGGATCAGATGGTCATGGCATTGCGGAAAAACGGCATCGATGCCTCTTATATGATCAAAAACGGCGAAGGACACGGCTTTCGCAGCCTGGATAACCGCATCGACTTTTATACGGCGCTGCTGAAGTTTTTGGACAATCATTTGAAAAACGGCAATTGA
- a CDS encoding tetratricopeptide repeat protein: MSKVLIFSLLWWVIGNPFVALLVLLVILYVLDRRFVGMTPSVVRPFALRRKLSALRTDLSLNPHNRSAKLEAARVRMELKQYAEAKKLLEELADADDGSADVLCELGICCLKLGEAERGEQLIVKALELNPRVKFGEPYLRLGEAFAGSDPEKAIRYLKQFGEQHSSSCEAYYRLGKLYKRLGREDEARRAFRETIDIYRGLPKYKKRTERRYALLARFQ; the protein is encoded by the coding sequence ATGAGCAAGGTACTTATTTTTTCGCTGCTGTGGTGGGTGATCGGCAATCCGTTTGTGGCGCTTCTGGTGCTGCTGGTCATCCTGTATGTGCTTGACAGGAGGTTTGTCGGGATGACGCCTAGCGTGGTCAGGCCCTTTGCGCTGCGGCGCAAGCTGTCGGCGCTGCGCACCGACCTGAGTCTGAATCCGCACAACCGGTCGGCTAAGCTGGAGGCGGCGCGCGTACGGATGGAGCTGAAGCAGTATGCGGAAGCGAAAAAGCTGCTGGAGGAGCTGGCCGATGCCGATGACGGATCGGCGGATGTGCTGTGCGAGCTGGGGATATGCTGCTTGAAGCTCGGAGAGGCCGAGCGCGGCGAGCAGTTGATCGTCAAGGCGCTGGAGCTGAACCCGCGGGTCAAGTTCGGAGAGCCGTATTTGCGGCTCGGGGAGGCGTTTGCGGGCAGCGACCCGGAGAAGGCGATCCGCTATTTGAAGCAGTTCGGCGAGCAGCATTCGTCGTCGTGCGAAGCGTATTACCGGCTCGGCAAGCTGTACAAACGGCTTGGCCGGGAAGACGAGGCGCGCCGCGCGTTTCGCGAGACGATCGATATTTATCGGGGCTTGCCGAAATATAAAAAGCGGACCGAACGCCGCTACGCGCTTCTGGCCCGCTTTCAATAA
- the thiO gene encoding glycine oxidase ThiO — translation MNRSTSAIVIGGGIIGCTVALELAKRNMHVTVLDKGALGQEASTAAAGMLGAQVETHHPGPFYELCAASQQMYREWARELQEISGVSPQYIEQGIVRVALTEEDEAELRSRLPWIRNAEWIDGADARSLEPAIADAARGGLYFGRDHQVHPIHLMNALRAALSRIGCEAREWTPALRLIVRDGRVTGVKTTDGDLYADHTVLAAGAWSPALLEPLAVKLPLFPVRGQCISVRTDAPPIVRTVFTKGCYIVPKQDGTLLIGATQEEAGFNKKTTVSVVSELHRRATALLPALSGAEFVSTWAGLRPGTPDGLPYMGQLQEAPGLTFATGHFRNGILLAPVTGKLVAGLLDGDQPALDLSPFSPERVQ, via the coding sequence ATGAATCGATCTACGTCCGCAATCGTTATAGGCGGCGGCATTATCGGCTGCACCGTCGCCCTGGAGCTGGCGAAGCGCAATATGCACGTGACCGTGCTGGACAAAGGCGCGCTCGGACAGGAGGCGTCCACTGCAGCGGCGGGCATGCTCGGCGCCCAGGTGGAAACTCACCATCCCGGCCCGTTTTACGAGCTGTGCGCAGCCAGCCAGCAAATGTACCGGGAGTGGGCGCGGGAGCTGCAGGAAATCAGCGGCGTATCGCCGCAATACATAGAGCAAGGCATCGTGCGCGTCGCGCTGACGGAAGAAGACGAGGCGGAGCTGAGAAGCCGTCTTCCGTGGATACGGAACGCGGAATGGATCGACGGCGCGGATGCTCGCAGCCTGGAGCCGGCGATCGCCGACGCGGCGCGGGGCGGGCTGTATTTCGGCCGCGACCATCAGGTGCATCCGATCCACCTGATGAACGCGCTGCGCGCCGCCCTGAGCAGGATCGGCTGTGAGGCCCGCGAATGGACGCCGGCGCTGCGCCTCATCGTGCGGGACGGCCGCGTCACCGGCGTCAAAACGACGGACGGCGATCTGTATGCCGACCATACCGTGCTGGCCGCGGGAGCCTGGAGCCCTGCGCTGCTGGAGCCGCTCGCCGTCAAGCTGCCGCTGTTTCCGGTGCGCGGCCAGTGCATCTCGGTGCGAACCGATGCACCGCCGATCGTGCGCACCGTTTTCACAAAAGGCTGCTATATTGTTCCGAAGCAGGACGGCACGCTGCTCATCGGCGCGACGCAGGAGGAAGCCGGGTTCAATAAAAAAACGACCGTATCGGTCGTTAGCGAGCTGCACCGGCGGGCCACCGCCCTGCTTCCGGCCTTAAGCGGCGCTGAATTTGTCTCGACGTGGGCCGGGCTGCGCCCGGGCACGCCGGACGGCCTGCCCTATATGGGGCAGCTGCAGGAAGCGCCCGGCCTGACGTTCGCGACAGGCCACTTCCGCAACGGCATCCTGCTTGCGCCGGTCACCGGCAAGCTGGTCGCAGGGCTGTTGGACGGCGATCAGCCCGCCTTGGACTTATCGCCATTTTCCCCGGAACGGGTGCAATGA